One stretch of Cryptococcus decagattii chromosome 10, complete sequence DNA includes these proteins:
- a CDS encoding YbgI/family dinuclear metal center protein yields the protein MGGSPQITPLALIKRVWERIAPLQLAERSWDNVGPIIEAPYPNPSHRQVLLTIDLTPSVCAEALKHPSLSLIVSYHPPIFRGLKSLTLSDPLQASLLKLSAKGISVFAPHTSLDATPNGINTWLIKPFIPLSISHDPIIPSDPLESFEGAGMGRIAKLSEPLDTGRAIKMVKEHLGLDFIQLAEPQPDVRKPIKSVAVCAGSGGSVFKGVEADLLITGEMSHHEVLAYVASGTTVILTNHTNTERPYLSHVLQPWLQEELNKEAKAQGDEYGANGGKWEVLVSKADADPLRVV from the exons ATGGGCGGATCTCCTCAAATTACTCCTCTGGCTCTCATCAAGCGCGTATGGGAGCGCATCGCACCTCTACAGCTCGCAGAAAGGAGTTGGGATAAT GTTGGACCTATCATCG AGGCCCCTTATCCCAACCCGTCCCATCGCCAAGTGCTTCTTACCATTGA CCTGACTCCCTCTGTCTGCGCCGAAGCCCTGAAACACCCATCATTATCCCTCATCGTCTCCTATCACCCTCCAATCTTCCGTGGACTCAAATCCCTGACATTATCTGACCCTTTACAGGCTTCACTTCTCAAGCTGTCTGCAAAAGGTATCTCTGTCTTCGCCCCTCACACCAGTCTCGATGCGACGCCCAACGGTATCAACACCTG GTTGATCAAACCCTTCATCCccctttccatctcccaCGACCCAATCATCCCTTCAGATCCTCTTGAATCTTTTGAAGGTGCAGGTATGGGACGTATCGCCAAACTCTCTGAGCCTTTGGACACTGGTCGAGCTATTAAAATGGTCAAAGAACACTTGGGTTTAGATTTCATCCAACTCGCTGAACCCCAGCCTGATGTGCGCAAACCTATTAAATCGGTTGCTGTCTGTGCGGGTTCGGGTGGGAGTGTGTTCAAGGGAGTGGAGGCGGATTTACTGATCACTGGGGAGATGTCACAT CATGAAGTTCTTGCCTACGTGGCTTCTGGAACCACTGTGATCCTCACCAACCATACAAACACCGAGCGCCCTTACCTCTCTCATGTTCTGCAACCGTGGTTACAAGAAGAATTGAACAAGGAGGCTAAAGCTCAAGGCGACGAATATGGGGCGAATGGTGGTAAATGGGAGGTGCTAGTCAGCAAAGCTGATGCTGATCCCTTGAGAGTTGTTTGA